One region of Cetobacterium sp. ZOR0034 genomic DNA includes:
- the rfbB gene encoding dTDP-glucose 4,6-dehydratase translates to MQRVSKRYLVTGGAGFIGANFVKYMLEKYENIEIVILDKLTYAGNLGTIREELKDNRVTFFKGDICNRELVENIFMAHDIDAVVNFAAESHVDRSIENPGIFLETNILGTQNLMEVAKSFWTVGKDDNGYPIYKEGKKFHHVSTDEVYGSLGLNDPMFTERTPLDPRSPYSASKASADMMVVAYGETYKFPFNITRCSNNYGPYHFPEKLIPLIIKNILAGKKLPVYGKGDNVRDWLFVMDHCKGIDMVLSKAPTHQIYNIGGFNEEQNINIVKLTIDTIARIMRDELEYRSVLTTDVENINYDLITYVQDRLGHDSRYAIDPTKIVTELGWYPETAFTEGIEKTIRWYLDNQAWVEEVASGDYQKNY, encoded by the coding sequence ATGCAAAGAGTAAGTAAAAGGTATCTTGTAACAGGTGGTGCTGGATTTATCGGTGCTAACTTTGTAAAATATATGTTAGAGAAGTATGAGAATATAGAGATAGTTATCCTAGACAAGTTAACGTATGCAGGAAATCTTGGAACTATAAGAGAGGAGTTAAAGGATAACAGAGTAACTTTCTTTAAGGGAGATATCTGTAATAGAGAGTTAGTGGAAAATATATTTATGGCACATGATATAGATGCAGTCGTTAACTTTGCTGCTGAGTCTCATGTGGATCGTAGTATAGAGAATCCTGGGATATTTTTAGAGACAAATATTCTTGGAACACAAAACCTGATGGAGGTTGCAAAATCTTTCTGGACTGTTGGAAAGGATGATAACGGCTATCCTATCTATAAAGAAGGAAAGAAGTTCCATCACGTTTCAACAGATGAGGTATATGGGAGTTTAGGTTTGAATGACCCGATGTTTACAGAGAGAACTCCACTTGATCCACGTAGTCCATATTCAGCATCGAAAGCTTCAGCCGATATGATGGTGGTGGCTTATGGTGAAACATATAAGTTTCCATTCAATATAACAAGATGTTCTAATAACTATGGGCCTTACCACTTCCCAGAGAAGTTGATTCCTTTAATCATCAAGAATATCTTAGCTGGTAAGAAGTTACCAGTTTATGGAAAGGGAGATAACGTAAGGGATTGGCTTTTTGTTATGGACCACTGTAAAGGAATCGATATGGTACTGTCTAAGGCACCAACTCACCAGATTTACAATATCGGTGGATTCAATGAGGAACAAAATATCAATATTGTAAAACTGACTATAGATACTATAGCTAGAATAATGAGAGATGAGCTAGAGTATAGATCAGTATTGACTACAGATGTAGAAAATATCAACTATGATTTAATCACTTATGTTCAGGATAGATTAGGGCATGACAGTCGTTACGCTATTGATCCTACAAAAATTGTAACTGAGCTGGGATGGTATCCAGAGACTGCCTTCACAGAGGGAATCGAAAAGACTATCAGATGGTATCTTGATAACCAAGCTTGGGTTGAAGAGGTAGCTTCTGGTGACTATCAGAAAAATTATTGA
- the yjeM gene encoding glutamate/gamma-aminobutyrate family transporter YjeM, producing the protein MANTHTGNKMKLIPLILMIFTSVFGFNNIPRSFYLMGYSAIPWYIFSGVLFFIPYAFMMAEYGSAFKKETGGIYSWMEKSVGPKYAFITTFMWYSSYVIWLVNISSGIWVVVSTAVFGKDLTHQLNLFGLNSTQSMGLLGVGLITAFTYIASKGLNKITKIASIGGVAVTLLNLVLLLGSLIVFINNGFTLAQPIESISGAFFTSPNPNYLSGLSIASFLVFAIFAYGGIEVVGGLVDKTENPEKNFPKGISIAAIVIAVGYAIGIFFVGIFTNWEFLINKGNVHIGNFSYVCMENLGYQIAISFNLSEATAVTIGQFMSRYMGISIVLCLTGAFFTLIYSPLKQLIEGAPKEMWPAKISEIKDGMPQNAMWCQWGIVVLFILGITFGGQGAEAFFMKLTLMTNVAMTIPYLLIAAAFPIFKKNDKIEKPFVIFKTDFSVKIATFFTVLLVGFANIATIVEPALNGKIDDTIWMSIGPVFFILLALTIYKRYEIGYLHKKEHLA; encoded by the coding sequence ATGGCAAACACACACACAGGCAACAAAATGAAATTGATACCATTGATTCTAATGATTTTCACTTCAGTTTTTGGTTTCAATAACATCCCAAGATCATTCTATCTTATGGGATACTCTGCAATACCTTGGTATATCTTCTCTGGGGTATTATTCTTTATTCCTTACGCATTTATGATGGCTGAGTATGGTTCAGCTTTCAAAAAAGAGACTGGTGGTATCTACTCATGGATGGAGAAATCAGTTGGACCAAAATATGCATTCATCACAACATTTATGTGGTATTCATCATACGTTATTTGGTTAGTAAATATATCTTCTGGAATTTGGGTGGTTGTATCTACAGCTGTTTTTGGAAAGGATTTAACTCATCAGCTAAATCTATTTGGATTAAATTCAACACAGAGTATGGGTCTTTTAGGGGTTGGACTTATAACAGCATTCACTTATATAGCTTCAAAAGGTTTAAATAAAATAACTAAAATCGCTTCGATTGGTGGGGTTGCAGTTACACTTTTAAACTTAGTTTTACTTCTTGGTTCACTTATTGTTTTCATCAACAACGGATTCACTTTAGCACAACCTATCGAATCTATAAGCGGTGCTTTCTTCACATCACCTAATCCGAACTACTTAAGTGGATTATCTATAGCATCATTCCTAGTATTTGCTATCTTTGCATATGGAGGAATCGAGGTTGTAGGTGGATTGGTTGATAAAACAGAAAATCCAGAAAAGAACTTCCCAAAAGGGATATCTATCGCTGCTATCGTTATAGCTGTTGGATATGCTATTGGAATCTTCTTTGTTGGAATATTCACTAACTGGGAGTTTTTAATCAATAAAGGAAATGTTCACATAGGTAACTTCTCATATGTTTGTATGGAAAACCTTGGATATCAAATAGCTATCTCTTTCAATCTAAGTGAAGCGACAGCTGTTACAATCGGACAGTTCATGTCTAGATATATGGGTATATCTATAGTTCTTTGTTTAACAGGAGCTTTCTTCACTCTTATCTACTCACCTTTAAAGCAACTGATTGAGGGAGCACCAAAAGAGATGTGGCCAGCTAAGATATCAGAGATTAAAGATGGAATGCCTCAAAACGCTATGTGGTGTCAATGGGGAATCGTTGTTCTATTTATTTTAGGAATAACTTTCGGTGGTCAAGGAGCAGAGGCTTTCTTTATGAAGCTGACTCTTATGACAAACGTTGCTATGACAATACCATATCTTTTAATAGCAGCTGCATTCCCAATATTTAAGAAAAATGATAAGATTGAAAAACCTTTCGTTATATTTAAAACTGATTTCTCAGTTAAAATAGCTACATTCTTCACTGTACTACTTGTTGGATTTGCCAATATAGCTACAATCGTAGAACCAGCTTTAAATGGAAAGATAGATGATACAATCTGGATGAGTATTGGACCAGTATTCTTCATTTTATTAGCATTAACTATTTACAAAAGATACGAAATAGGGTATCTTCATAAGAAGGAGCATTTAGCTTAA
- a CDS encoding aminopeptidase: protein MFRKNGWTKERVEDKAVIFDFSENYKKFLDDGKTEREVVEISRKLAEENGFVHIENVETLKAGDKVYFINRNKNIVLSVIGEDDILKGINYIVSHIDSPRIDIKANPLYEELDLAYMKTHYYGGIKKYQWATIPLALHGVVILEDGTKVDLTIGECENDPILMIPDLLPHLWGKSQAERKAPEVFLGEELQILVGSMPMYLEECESKELIKTHILEILKSKYGFGEEDFVSAELQLVPAGKARDLGLDRSMVAGYGQDDRICAYTSLKAILDLKATPKRTVVCFLADKEETGSNGSTGLQSNYLEYFTTELILKVKGNFNAFDLQKTLWNSKALSSDVNVAMDPIFKGVHDPMNAAKLNNGIVITKYTGARGKSGTNDADAEFVAEIRNMLNKNDIVWQIGMLGKVDEGGGGTVAMFLAQKGIKTIDVGPALLSMHAPMEISSKLDVYETYRAYLAFYNL, encoded by the coding sequence ATGTTTAGAAAAAATGGTTGGACAAAAGAGAGAGTTGAAGATAAAGCTGTTATATTCGATTTCTCAGAAAACTACAAAAAGTTCTTAGATGATGGGAAAACAGAGAGAGAGGTTGTAGAGATCAGCAGAAAGTTAGCTGAAGAAAACGGCTTCGTTCACATTGAAAATGTAGAAACTTTAAAAGCTGGAGATAAAGTTTATTTTATCAATAGAAATAAAAATATCGTTTTAAGTGTTATCGGAGAGGATGATATTTTAAAAGGAATCAACTATATTGTTTCTCATATCGATTCACCAAGAATTGATATAAAAGCTAATCCACTATATGAGGAGTTAGATTTAGCATATATGAAAACTCACTACTACGGTGGAATCAAAAAGTACCAATGGGCAACTATCCCTCTTGCTCTTCATGGAGTTGTTATCTTAGAGGATGGCACAAAAGTTGATTTGACAATTGGAGAGTGTGAAAACGACCCTATCCTTATGATACCTGATCTACTTCCACACCTTTGGGGGAAATCTCAAGCTGAGAGAAAGGCTCCTGAAGTTTTCCTAGGAGAGGAGCTACAGATTTTAGTTGGTTCTATGCCTATGTATTTAGAGGAGTGTGAATCAAAAGAGCTTATCAAAACTCATATCTTAGAAATTTTAAAATCGAAGTATGGTTTTGGTGAAGAGGATTTCGTTTCAGCTGAGTTACAACTTGTTCCAGCTGGAAAAGCTAGAGATTTAGGATTAGATAGATCAATGGTTGCTGGATATGGACAGGATGATAGAATCTGTGCTTACACATCACTAAAGGCTATCTTAGATTTAAAGGCGACTCCAAAGAGAACTGTTGTGTGTTTCCTAGCTGATAAAGAGGAAACTGGTTCGAATGGATCAACTGGTCTTCAATCAAACTACTTAGAGTATTTCACAACTGAGCTTATTTTAAAGGTAAAAGGTAACTTCAACGCTTTTGATCTTCAAAAAACTCTTTGGAACTCAAAGGCTTTATCTTCAGATGTTAACGTTGCTATGGATCCTATCTTCAAAGGGGTTCACGATCCTATGAACGCAGCTAAACTGAACAACGGTATAGTTATTACAAAGTATACTGGTGCTAGAGGAAAAAGTGGTACAAATGACGCTGATGCTGAGTTTGTTGCAGAGATTAGAAATATGTTAAACAAAAATGATATCGTTTGGCAAATCGGAATGCTTGGAAAGGTTGACGAGGGTGGCGGAGGAACAGTTGCTATGTTCTTAGCTCAAAAAGGGATTAAAACTATCGACGTTGGTCCTGCTCTACTTTCTATGCACGCACCTATGGAGATCTCATCAAAACTTGATGTTTATGAGACTTACAGAGCTTACTTAGCTTTCTACAATCTATAA
- a CDS encoding GGDEF domain-containing protein, with protein sequence MRIKKIFLIFILSVISVFGGEKYAPRNIKERETLEKARKERYVLGLRTLYFGEDKVGGRSLNDIAKELFEDYLDLDIEIRQGDWPEIYEGFVKGEIDFIPFLTRTPEREKLALFSNKILNETLVVVAKGERLNHLDDLKGKDVYVTKDTVYESFLERINYRNDLDLNIIRVDRIDRDRYANYVDSDMNLIEKTNKLKIGKLPKNAIGVHKKNIDLLEIINNALDEKYIKDMNDSLENRKQSVIKNKFDKVLSEDEKIYIKNLNHLKIGYANVEEISYISNENNYTGVLHIFLNYLLNNLNIVFCEPKNLRGAEWDEKYSEFENGNLDILTLSKTKEREEKFLFTQKLCSLNVYRIDNIEVLYQNKIKVGVLKDTVEEEIAKEHFLESEIERYVDKNRMVAAFKNRRLSSIITLTTEGYDLNRFDINVLEQVPFNLALRKDNVILKNILDKALTEMVNMNEFLDISSLDKKKNDLRERERYHKLVNVTIPFIIIIFVFGVNQTVKNMQQKEETKELLRDELTGLYSRRVYNEFCKSNDTTSGVTILLDLNNFKNANDVYGHDCGDEILIETGRYLNAVFKDDYVFRISGDEFYVFSSYESVVEIKIKKLKRIFEESHLMRKYGVTFSLGYYFKKREVSMREAFKFADLAMYEAKRGKKEWYKKRRLDS encoded by the coding sequence GTGCGAATTAAAAAGATTTTTTTAATTTTTATTTTAAGTGTTATAAGTGTATTTGGAGGAGAAAAATATGCTCCGAGAAATATTAAGGAGCGGGAAACTCTTGAGAAAGCAAGAAAAGAGAGATATGTTTTGGGTTTGAGAACTCTTTATTTTGGAGAGGATAAAGTGGGTGGACGCTCATTAAACGATATAGCTAAAGAGCTTTTCGAGGATTATTTAGATTTGGATATAGAGATAAGGCAAGGGGATTGGCCAGAGATATATGAAGGATTTGTAAAGGGAGAGATTGATTTTATACCTTTTTTGACACGAACACCAGAGCGTGAAAAGTTAGCACTATTTTCAAATAAAATTTTAAATGAAACTTTGGTTGTTGTTGCTAAAGGCGAAAGATTGAATCACCTAGATGATTTAAAAGGAAAAGATGTCTATGTAACAAAAGATACAGTGTATGAAAGTTTTTTAGAGCGAATTAACTATAGAAATGATTTGGATTTGAATATAATAAGAGTGGATAGAATAGATAGAGATAGATATGCTAATTACGTGGATTCAGATATGAATCTGATAGAAAAAACGAATAAGTTAAAGATAGGAAAATTACCTAAAAATGCAATAGGAGTTCATAAAAAAAATATAGATCTATTGGAGATAATAAACAACGCTCTCGATGAAAAATATATAAAAGATATGAACGATTCTTTAGAGAATAGAAAACAAAGTGTTATTAAAAATAAATTTGATAAGGTTTTATCAGAGGATGAAAAGATATATATAAAAAATTTGAATCATCTAAAAATAGGTTATGCAAATGTAGAGGAGATAAGCTATATATCAAATGAAAACAACTATACTGGAGTTTTACATATTTTTTTAAACTATCTACTCAATAATTTAAATATAGTTTTTTGTGAACCTAAAAATTTAAGAGGTGCTGAATGGGATGAGAAATACTCTGAATTTGAAAATGGAAATTTAGATATACTAACTCTCTCGAAAACGAAGGAGAGAGAAGAAAAGTTTCTGTTCACACAAAAGTTGTGTTCTTTAAATGTATATAGAATAGATAATATAGAAGTCTTATATCAAAATAAAATTAAAGTTGGTGTATTAAAAGATACTGTTGAAGAGGAGATAGCAAAAGAACACTTTTTAGAATCTGAAATTGAGAGATATGTCGATAAAAATAGAATGGTAGCAGCTTTCAAAAATAGACGGTTATCATCAATAATAACGCTGACTACAGAGGGGTATGATTTAAACAGATTTGATATAAATGTTTTAGAACAGGTACCATTTAATTTGGCTTTGAGAAAAGATAATGTTATATTGAAAAATATCTTGGATAAAGCTTTAACAGAGATGGTAAATATGAATGAGTTTTTAGATATATCGAGTTTGGATAAGAAGAAAAATGATCTTAGAGAGCGGGAACGTTACCACAAATTGGTAAATGTAACGATTCCTTTTATAATAATTATATTTGTATTTGGAGTAAATCAAACAGTGAAAAATATGCAACAAAAAGAGGAAACAAAAGAGCTTTTAAGAGATGAGTTAACTGGACTTTATAGTAGAAGAGTTTATAATGAATTTTGTAAAAGTAACGATACTACTAGTGGAGTCACAATATTGTTAGATTTAAATAACTTTAAAAATGCAAATGATGTCTATGGGCATGATTGTGGTGATGAGATTCTTATAGAAACTGGGAGATATTTAAATGCTGTTTTTAAGGATGACTATGTATTTAGGATTTCTGGTGATGAGTTTTATGTATTCTCTTCATATGAATCTGTTGTAGAGATAAAAATAAAAAAATTGAAAAGAATATTTGAAGAATCACATTTGATGAGGAAATATGGAGTCACGTTTAGTTTGGGTTACTATTTTAAAAAGAGAGAAGTCTCTATGAGAGAGGCATTTAAATTTGCAGATTTAGCTATGTATGAAGCTAAAAGAGGGAAAAAAGAGTGGTATAAAAAGAGGAGGCTGGATAGTTAA